One window of Acidobacteriota bacterium genomic DNA carries:
- a CDS encoding glycosyltransferase family 1 protein gives MRIAIDARKLHDFGIGTYIRNLLKHLASFDHDTEYVVVCRPQDCETVRQLAPNFTPIAEKAKPYSIREQIALPLRLLSARADLFHAPHYVLPPLVPCRSIVTIHDCIHLMFPQYLPNRMAYLYARASLAAAAARAARILTVSETSKSDILRYCNVPADRIIVIPNAIDHRLTTPPLEEDIQRTRERYQLDGPFALYVGNIKPHKNLERLIEAFHLVRREGFEQLKLLIIGDQISKFPRLRRAVDRYKLHKHVRFLGFVGDDTLAALYRLATVFVFPSLYEGFGLPPLEAMASGTPVVTSNVSSLPEVVGDAAVLVDPYSAKSIADGIQRVLVDPDLRETLRIRGLARARTFSWEASVRRTLDVYREVIG, from the coding sequence GTGCGCATCGCCATTGACGCCCGGAAGTTACACGACTTCGGGATTGGCACCTACATCCGCAATCTGCTGAAGCACCTCGCGTCGTTTGACCACGACACCGAGTATGTCGTTGTGTGCCGTCCCCAGGACTGCGAGACCGTCCGGCAGCTGGCGCCGAACTTCACGCCGATCGCTGAGAAGGCCAAGCCGTATTCGATCCGGGAACAGATCGCGCTGCCGCTCCGGCTTCTGTCGGCACGCGCCGACCTGTTTCATGCGCCGCACTACGTGCTGCCCCCGCTGGTGCCGTGTCGATCGATCGTGACGATCCACGACTGCATCCACTTGATGTTCCCGCAGTACCTGCCCAACCGGATGGCCTACCTCTATGCGAGGGCGAGCCTGGCCGCCGCGGCGGCGCGGGCGGCCCGGATCCTTACGGTGTCCGAGACGTCGAAATCGGACATCCTTCGGTATTGCAATGTGCCGGCTGACCGGATCATCGTCATCCCCAACGCGATTGATCATCGGCTCACGACACCGCCCCTGGAGGAAGACATTCAGCGGACCCGGGAGCGATATCAACTGGACGGCCCCTTCGCGCTGTATGTGGGCAACATCAAACCGCACAAGAACCTGGAACGGCTGATCGAAGCGTTTCATCTCGTGCGTCGGGAGGGATTCGAGCAGCTGAAACTGCTCATCATCGGGGATCAGATCTCCAAGTTCCCCAGGCTCCGTCGCGCGGTCGACCGCTACAAACTGCACAAGCACGTCCGTTTTCTCGGGTTTGTTGGTGACGACACCCTGGCGGCGTTGTACAGGCTGGCAACAGTGTTCGTGTTCCCGTCGCTGTATGAGGGTTTCGGTCTGCCTCCCCTGGAGGCGATGGCGAGCGGCACGCCCGTGGTCACCTCAAACGTGTCGTCGTTGCCCGAGGTGGTCGGCGATGCCGCGGTCCTGGTCGATCCCTACAGTGCCAAGTCGATTGCCGACGGCATCCAGCGGGTGCTCGTGGATCCGGACTTGAGAGAGACGCTCAGAATCCGTGGGCTTGCGCGCGCCCGGACCTTCTCCTGGGAGGCGTCGGTCCGGCGAACCCTGGACGTCTACAGGGAAGTGATCGGGTGA
- a CDS encoding glycosyltransferase family 1 protein yields MMRIGVDVRELLGRPTGVGRYVLHLLVEWATAARKGAFPHQIVLYSPAECPPETAAAFDALAPERRIVPGSPGTWWEQVQLPPVASRDRLNVFFAPAYTAPLRITCPVVQTIHDLSFLAHPEWFSLRERLRRAWLTRSSARRARIVLTDSRFSAGEIRGRLGIPDDRIRVIPLGLTTPGQSTTPGVIVPSAWPTFGERRPIVLYVGSVFNRRRVPDLIRAFAHVAARVPDARLEIVGENRTHPTQDLAALCRTLNIADRVVVRAYVSDDELVGLYRSARVFAFLSEYEGFGLTPLEALSCGIPVVVLDTPVARETCGAAACYVGPGDTEEVATHLTRLLSDERAHREALAPAAELLARYSWPDAARATLDALEAAAR; encoded by the coding sequence ATGATGCGGATTGGCGTCGATGTTCGCGAACTGCTGGGTCGCCCGACCGGCGTGGGCCGGTACGTCCTGCACCTGCTGGTCGAATGGGCAACCGCGGCCAGGAAGGGCGCATTTCCCCACCAGATTGTGCTGTATTCTCCAGCGGAGTGCCCGCCCGAGACCGCAGCCGCGTTCGACGCCCTGGCACCCGAGCGTCGGATTGTGCCCGGGTCACCCGGCACGTGGTGGGAGCAGGTGCAGCTCCCGCCCGTCGCGTCGCGGGACCGCCTCAACGTCTTCTTCGCGCCGGCGTACACCGCACCGCTGAGGATCACCTGTCCGGTCGTCCAGACGATTCACGACCTGTCGTTTCTCGCGCATCCCGAGTGGTTCTCTCTCCGCGAACGGCTCCGGCGGGCGTGGCTCACCCGATCCTCAGCCCGGCGCGCACGGATTGTCCTGACAGATTCCCGCTTTTCCGCGGGCGAAATCCGCGGCCGGCTCGGCATTCCTGATGACAGGATTCGCGTGATCCCGCTCGGCCTCACCACACCCGGACAGTCAACCACTCCCGGAGTGATTGTTCCGTCGGCATGGCCGACATTCGGCGAGCGCCGACCCATCGTGCTGTATGTGGGGTCGGTATTCAACCGGCGGCGTGTGCCCGACTTGATCCGCGCCTTTGCGCACGTCGCGGCTCGCGTCCCGGACGCACGTCTCGAGATCGTCGGCGAGAACCGCACACATCCGACTCAAGACCTTGCCGCACTCTGTCGTACGCTGAATATCGCGGACCGCGTCGTCGTCCGGGCCTATGTCAGCGACGACGAACTGGTGGGCCTGTACCGCTCGGCTCGTGTGTTCGCCTTCCTCTCGGAATACGAGGGATTCGGGCTGACGCCGCTCGAAGCGCTCAGCTGTGGGATTCCCGTCGTCGTGCTCGATACTCCCGTCGCGCGCGAGACGTGCGGCGCCGCCGCCTGCTACGTCGGACCGGGCGACACGGAAGAGGTGGCGACACACCTGACGAGGCTCCTGTCCGACGAGCGGGCGCACCGCGAGGCGCTCGCACCAGCGGCCGAACTGCTCGCGCGATACAGTTGGCCTGATGCGGCTCGAGCCACTCTCGACGCGCTCGAGGCCGCCGCGCGCTAA
- a CDS encoding glycosyltransferase, which yields MKIALVHDWLTGMRGGEKVLEVLCDLYPTADVFTLLHVPGSVSPGIERHSIHTSVVQRLPHSGTGYRRYLPLFPFAIEQFNLDRYDVVISSSHCAAKAVVVPGRARHICYCHSPMRYAWDQFDAYFGPAHVGRIRSRWIYRPMLAWLARWDAATAPRVHRFVANSQFVADRVARYYNRQASVVYPPVDTDFFRPDGSAPGRSALVVSALVPYKRIDLAIAACVHAGIPLRIVGTGPELERLRKMAGPTVSFLGWLDDSQIRDEYIRAGVALLPGIEDFGIVPLEAQACGRPVVANNQGGATETVVDGVTGILVGEVGAEAFGKAIRTTLDARFDAGAIRIHAEQFGRARFEAEMRACVHGVLTAL from the coding sequence ATGAAAATCGCGCTGGTTCACGACTGGCTCACCGGCATGCGGGGTGGGGAGAAGGTCCTGGAGGTGCTCTGCGATCTGTACCCCACCGCCGATGTGTTCACGCTGCTGCACGTGCCGGGCTCGGTGTCGCCGGGCATTGAACGGCACAGCATTCACACGTCCGTCGTTCAGCGACTTCCGCACAGCGGGACGGGATACCGGCGGTATCTTCCCCTCTTCCCTTTCGCGATCGAGCAGTTCAACCTGGATCGATACGACGTGGTCATTAGTTCCAGTCACTGCGCGGCGAAAGCGGTGGTGGTCCCTGGACGGGCGCGCCATATCTGCTACTGCCATTCACCCATGCGCTACGCCTGGGATCAGTTCGATGCCTACTTCGGCCCGGCGCACGTAGGTCGGATACGCAGCCGCTGGATCTATCGACCGATGCTGGCATGGCTCGCCAGGTGGGACGCTGCCACCGCGCCGCGTGTCCACCGATTTGTCGCCAACTCCCAATTCGTCGCCGATCGGGTGGCCCGATACTATAATCGACAGGCTTCGGTGGTGTATCCACCCGTCGACACGGACTTCTTTCGGCCCGACGGGAGCGCACCGGGGCGTTCGGCGCTGGTGGTTTCGGCCCTGGTGCCCTACAAACGGATTGATCTGGCGATTGCCGCGTGTGTGCACGCCGGGATTCCTCTTCGGATTGTAGGTACCGGCCCCGAACTCGAGCGGCTGCGGAAGATGGCTGGACCAACCGTGTCGTTTCTCGGATGGTTGGACGACAGCCAGATTCGCGATGAATACATCCGGGCGGGCGTCGCGCTGTTGCCCGGCATCGAAGACTTTGGCATCGTGCCGCTCGAGGCGCAGGCGTGCGGCAGGCCGGTGGTCGCGAACAATCAAGGTGGCGCCACCGAGACGGTCGTCGACGGCGTCACGGGCATACTGGTCGGCGAGGTTGGCGCCGAGGCGTTTGGGAAGGCCATTCGGACGACGCTCGATGCCAGGTTTGATGCCGGAGCGATTCGAATCCATGCCGAACAGTTCGGCCGGGCGCGTTTTGAGGCAGAGATGCGGGCGTGCGTGCATGGGGTACTGACCGCGTTGTAA
- a CDS encoding glycosyltransferase family 2 protein: MADLTIIIVSFNTRSELEACLGSLVEHRPRTSHEILVIDNASSDHTATALRERWPGVRLIEPGRNIGFAAANNLGIRASSGEFVLLLNSDTLVRPGAIDTLVDELRRSAEVAAAGPRIVDADGRAELSFGRMMSPLVEARQKLLTRLHERGVGWANRRVERLTRTRHYPDWVSGACLMVRRDDAVAAGLLDERYFLYGEDVDFCAALRALGKRVLFVPDAEIVHLRGRARATRPIASELAYRRAHLAFYAKHHPLWLPWLTLYLRVRGTLPPEGT, translated from the coding sequence ATGGCAGACCTCACCATCATCATCGTGTCGTTCAACACGCGGTCGGAACTGGAGGCGTGCCTCGGTTCGCTCGTCGAGCATCGACCGCGTACTTCCCACGAGATTCTGGTGATCGACAACGCATCCAGCGACCACACGGCCACGGCGCTTCGTGAACGCTGGCCTGGAGTCCGCCTGATCGAGCCGGGCCGGAACATCGGGTTCGCGGCCGCCAACAACCTGGGCATCCGCGCCTCGTCCGGCGAGTTTGTCCTGCTGCTCAACAGCGACACGCTTGTGCGCCCCGGTGCGATCGACACGCTCGTTGACGAGTTGCGGCGCTCAGCCGAGGTGGCCGCCGCCGGGCCGCGCATCGTCGACGCCGATGGCAGGGCCGAACTGTCGTTTGGCCGCATGATGTCGCCGCTGGTCGAGGCTCGCCAGAAACTGCTGACCCGGCTGCACGAGCGGGGCGTCGGGTGGGCGAACCGCCGCGTCGAGCGTCTCACGCGGACTCGACACTATCCCGATTGGGTGAGCGGCGCGTGCCTCATGGTTCGCCGAGACGACGCTGTCGCGGCGGGCCTGCTGGACGAGCGATATTTCCTCTACGGGGAGGACGTCGATTTTTGTGCCGCGCTGCGGGCCTTGGGCAAACGAGTGCTCTTCGTCCCTGACGCGGAAATCGTTCACCTCCGGGGCCGCGCCCGGGCCACCAGGCCGATTGCCTCAGAGCTGGCCTATCGCAGAGCGCATCTGGCGTTCTATGCGAAGCACCATCCGCTGTGGCTTCCGTGGCTTACGCTCTACCTGCGTGTCCGCGGCACACTTCCCCCCGAGGGGACATGA
- a CDS encoding undecaprenyl-phosphate glucose phosphotransferase: MVKRYKRTLAAFYVATDAVLGVMAFVGAYLVRFDTQLFQVTKGYPPFWQYAAVLPFVGLLVPVAFYFQGLYSVRRNRSRVDDFFAVFIGSVVAVVLGVLTTLYVGAYYTPVELKERGVLEVSQLVWGLFLLFNVTLTFASREVVRQTLERRWRAGIGLKRILIVGAGDLGKLVADKIIQHQELGYQIVGFLDDRAERDHLGYRGLPLLGTTAETTEICARERVDHIYVALPLEEHRRMMEVIEAAAKDLIDVKIVPDLLQFIALRARIEDLDGVPIINLNEVPLQGLNVFVKRAVDLFVAIVSLVILGIPLAIVAAIIRLTSPGPVLYRQERMSLDGSSFSVYKFRSMYREAEEDTGPIWARDEDPRCTPLGRYLRRYDIDELPQLFNVLRGEMSLVGPRPERPYFVEQFKNRYPQYMLRHKVKSGITGWAQVNGWRGNTSLEKRIEFDLYYIENWSLSLDGKIMWLTLVRGLGLFHGTTAE; this comes from the coding sequence ATGGTCAAACGGTACAAGCGAACGCTCGCCGCCTTCTACGTGGCGACCGACGCGGTGCTCGGCGTGATGGCGTTTGTCGGGGCCTATCTGGTCCGCTTCGACACCCAGCTGTTTCAGGTCACCAAGGGCTACCCTCCTTTCTGGCAGTATGCGGCCGTCCTGCCGTTTGTGGGGCTGCTGGTTCCCGTTGCGTTCTACTTCCAGGGACTCTATAGCGTTCGACGCAACCGGTCGCGGGTCGACGACTTCTTTGCGGTCTTCATCGGCAGTGTCGTGGCGGTCGTGCTCGGTGTGCTCACGACTCTCTACGTCGGGGCGTACTACACGCCGGTCGAGTTGAAGGAACGCGGCGTCCTCGAGGTCTCCCAGCTGGTCTGGGGACTGTTCCTGCTGTTCAACGTCACACTCACCTTCGCGTCACGCGAGGTCGTCAGGCAGACGCTCGAGCGCCGCTGGCGGGCGGGCATCGGACTCAAACGCATTCTGATTGTTGGAGCGGGCGATCTCGGCAAATTGGTGGCCGACAAGATCATCCAGCACCAGGAACTCGGCTATCAGATCGTGGGGTTTCTCGACGACCGGGCTGAGCGCGATCACCTGGGCTACCGCGGCCTGCCGCTGCTCGGGACGACGGCCGAGACGACCGAGATTTGCGCCCGCGAGCGCGTGGATCACATCTACGTCGCGCTCCCGCTGGAGGAGCACCGCCGGATGATGGAGGTCATCGAAGCGGCCGCCAAGGACCTGATTGACGTCAAGATCGTGCCCGACCTGCTGCAGTTCATCGCGCTCCGGGCACGGATCGAAGACCTCGATGGCGTGCCCATCATCAATCTGAACGAGGTGCCGCTGCAGGGGCTGAACGTCTTCGTGAAACGCGCCGTCGATCTGTTCGTGGCGATTGTCTCCCTGGTCATCCTGGGGATCCCCCTGGCCATCGTCGCGGCCATCATCCGGCTGACCTCGCCCGGTCCCGTGCTGTACCGCCAGGAGCGAATGAGCCTCGACGGGTCATCCTTCTCGGTGTACAAGTTCCGCTCGATGTACCGCGAAGCCGAGGAAGACACCGGCCCGATCTGGGCGCGCGACGAGGATCCCCGCTGCACGCCGCTCGGACGTTACCTGCGCCGCTACGATATCGATGAGCTGCCCCAGCTCTTCAACGTGCTGCGAGGCGAGATGTCGCTGGTCGGGCCGCGCCCAGAACGTCCGTACTTCGTCGAGCAGTTCAAGAACCGGTATCCGCAGTACATGCTGCGCCATAAGGTCAAGTCGGGCATCACCGGGTGGGCGCAGGTCAACGGGTGGCGGGGAAACACGTCGCTCGAGAAGCGTATCGAATTCGATCTGTATTACATCGAGAACTGGTCGCTGAGTCTTGACGGGAAAATCATGTGGCTCACCCTCGTCCGGGGGCTGGGGCTGTTTCACGGAACCACTGCCGAGTAG
- a CDS encoding CDP-alcohol phosphatidyltransferase family protein, which yields MRTISPLNLANQLTLLRLALVPAFAILTLYGELGWALIVFVVAGITDGLDGLIARVTNQRTTVGAWLDPMADKLLLLTTFIVLSLPGIGLTNKLPLWLTVLIISRDLVIVLTVAVITLALGPRTFTPSIYGKAATATYIVTAIVVMLFNYLKQTSVLVDVGIYASLVLTLLSGAHYVVHVRRIINEPPPLS from the coding sequence GTGAGGACTATCAGCCCCCTGAATCTGGCCAATCAGCTGACGTTGCTCAGGCTGGCGCTCGTGCCGGCGTTCGCCATCCTCACGTTGTATGGGGAACTGGGGTGGGCGCTGATCGTGTTCGTGGTCGCCGGCATTACCGACGGGCTCGACGGCCTCATCGCGCGAGTGACCAACCAGCGGACGACCGTGGGCGCGTGGCTCGACCCGATGGCCGACAAGCTCCTGCTGCTGACGACGTTCATCGTGTTGTCGCTGCCCGGAATTGGCCTGACCAACAAGCTGCCGCTGTGGCTGACCGTGCTCATCATCAGTCGCGACCTGGTGATCGTGCTGACGGTGGCCGTCATCACCCTGGCGCTGGGGCCGCGCACGTTCACACCGTCCATCTACGGCAAGGCCGCCACCGCCACCTACATCGTCACGGCTATTGTGGTGATGCTGTTCAACTACCTCAAGCAGACCTCGGTGCTGGTCGACGTGGGGATCTACGCGAGCCTGGTGTTGACGCTGTTGTCAGGTGCGCACTATGTAGTCCACGTGCGCCGGATCATCAACGAGCCGCCACCTTTGTCCTGA
- a CDS encoding tetratricopeptide repeat protein, which translates to MNRGRAWSGRRWVHVAGLVWVAASLACAASVTPPATPSAPVYVDYVFPQPPEKGGDQRLAAQHRKAWELLQSGDLRGASNEYSALVKRAPGYVPAEVGLGYVLLAQQKVKDAMAWFDHAIRVAPGYAPGYAGRADALLAGGQRELALASFESALKIDPSLSDLGRRIEVIKFTRVRELVAVAKRAADEGQLEEARRAYTEAVQAAPDSAVLYRDLGSVETRLDAIGDAVQHLRKSVALDGGDARALTALGDALEKQGDLEGAVDAYQRALALDGSEVTRKTLDRLRERPSTTRFPAEYQSIPRLPQVTRGDLAALVGIRLQGLLAAGRRGPTVVATDVRGHWASTWIMAVTRANVMEVYANHTFQPAGAVRRVDMAQVVARLVAMIAPGFGKSSMHPTITDVPADHLSYPDVAVSVSSGIMGLVDGGMFRPSRGLTGAEAVDVVDRLERLAKKPGAGTVGGAW; encoded by the coding sequence GTGAATCGTGGGCGAGCGTGGTCGGGCCGCCGATGGGTGCATGTGGCCGGCCTCGTGTGGGTGGCCGCGTCGCTGGCGTGCGCGGCATCGGTCACGCCTCCGGCCACGCCGTCGGCGCCGGTGTATGTGGACTACGTCTTTCCTCAACCGCCGGAGAAGGGTGGCGACCAGCGACTCGCCGCCCAGCATCGAAAGGCGTGGGAGCTTCTCCAGAGCGGCGATCTCAGGGGCGCCAGTAACGAGTACAGCGCGCTGGTGAAACGTGCACCGGGATACGTACCTGCCGAAGTCGGACTCGGATACGTATTGCTGGCCCAGCAGAAGGTCAAGGACGCCATGGCGTGGTTCGACCACGCCATCCGTGTCGCCCCCGGCTACGCACCCGGGTACGCCGGCCGGGCTGACGCGCTCCTCGCCGGTGGGCAACGTGAACTGGCGCTGGCCAGCTTCGAATCCGCGTTGAAGATTGATCCGAGCTTGTCGGACCTGGGGCGGCGGATCGAGGTGATCAAGTTCACCCGCGTGCGGGAACTGGTCGCCGTAGCCAAGCGGGCGGCCGACGAGGGCCAGCTTGAGGAGGCACGGCGGGCCTACACGGAAGCCGTCCAGGCCGCTCCGGACAGCGCCGTGCTCTATCGCGACCTCGGCAGCGTCGAAACCAGACTCGATGCCATTGGAGACGCGGTGCAGCACTTGCGCAAGTCTGTGGCGCTTGATGGCGGAGACGCTCGGGCGCTCACGGCACTTGGGGACGCGCTGGAAAAGCAGGGCGACCTCGAAGGCGCGGTTGACGCGTACCAGCGGGCGTTGGCGCTCGACGGAAGCGAGGTGACGCGGAAGACGCTCGATCGCCTTCGGGAACGACCGTCGACGACGCGCTTCCCGGCAGAGTATCAATCGATCCCGCGTCTGCCGCAGGTCACGCGTGGCGACCTCGCGGCGCTCGTCGGCATTCGGTTGCAGGGCCTGCTGGCAGCCGGCAGACGCGGCCCGACCGTCGTGGCAACCGACGTGCGTGGCCACTGGGCCTCGACCTGGATCATGGCCGTCACAAGGGCCAACGTGATGGAGGTCTACGCCAACCACACGTTCCAGCCGGCCGGGGCGGTGCGACGGGTCGACATGGCCCAGGTGGTCGCCCGCCTGGTGGCGATGATCGCGCCAGGGTTTGGCAAATCGTCCATGCATCCGACGATTACTGATGTCCCTGCCGATCACCTGAGCTACCCTGACGTGGCCGTGTCCGTGTCATCGGGCATCATGGGGCTGGTGGACGGTGGGATGTTCAGGCCCTCACGAGGGTTGACCGGCGCCGAAGCGGTCGACGTGGTGGACCGACTGGAGCGGCTGGCGAAAAAGCCCGGGGCGGGCACGGTTGGAGGCGCGTGGTGA
- a CDS encoding glycosyltransferase family 1 protein has protein sequence MRLFLDYRPALKEPTGVGAWIHELVRALLALKASGEPRAEGLEIALFSSSLRDRLAGSAVGELAGVTPVDCRLPVRALNLAWYRLGWPPVEWLARGPFDIVHATTPVLLPARSGLRVSTIYDLDFLHHPDRAWGEMQRDFPRLVGDHSRRADLVVTISNHSARGISRELGVSDDRIAVCRPGVPRWITSQATVQPPRSGGYILFVGTLEPRKNIAGLLDAYERLLSRWPDAPHLILAGRQTPAAQPWIERAKGSAFKGQVDIRGYISDADRAATYLGAAVVVLPSFEEGFGLPALEAMALGIPVVVSNRGALPEVVGHAGLQVDPADADGIADALYRLLREPGLHRTCRDAGLARAREFNWSDSALLLLQHYLAAMARQPQAARQGKR, from the coding sequence ATGCGCCTCTTTCTTGACTATCGACCGGCGTTGAAGGAACCGACGGGCGTGGGAGCGTGGATCCACGAACTGGTCCGGGCCCTCCTGGCACTCAAGGCTTCTGGCGAACCCAGGGCAGAAGGCTTGGAAATAGCCCTGTTTTCGAGTTCTTTGCGCGATCGGCTTGCCGGGTCGGCCGTCGGGGAGCTGGCTGGCGTGACGCCGGTTGACTGTCGCCTCCCCGTCCGCGCGCTCAATCTGGCGTGGTATCGGCTTGGTTGGCCGCCCGTGGAATGGCTCGCCAGGGGCCCATTCGATATCGTCCACGCCACCACCCCGGTGCTGCTGCCGGCACGGTCGGGACTCCGGGTGTCGACCATCTACGACCTTGATTTCCTCCACCACCCTGACCGCGCGTGGGGCGAAATGCAGCGGGATTTCCCGCGCCTGGTCGGCGACCACTCCCGCAGGGCAGATCTGGTCGTGACCATCTCGAATCACTCCGCACGTGGTATCAGTCGAGAACTGGGCGTTTCCGACGACAGGATCGCTGTTTGTCGGCCCGGCGTTCCCCGGTGGATCACGTCTCAGGCCACGGTTCAACCGCCGAGATCCGGGGGATACATCCTTTTTGTTGGCACGCTCGAGCCGAGAAAGAACATCGCCGGTCTGCTCGACGCCTACGAGCGACTGCTGTCGCGTTGGCCTGACGCCCCTCACCTCATTTTGGCCGGGCGCCAAACGCCGGCTGCCCAGCCCTGGATTGAGCGCGCAAAAGGATCTGCCTTCAAGGGACAGGTCGACATTCGTGGATACATCTCGGACGCCGACCGGGCCGCCACGTACCTCGGGGCCGCGGTGGTTGTCCTGCCTTCGTTTGAGGAGGGATTCGGACTTCCGGCCCTCGAGGCGATGGCCCTCGGCATCCCGGTTGTCGTGTCGAATCGAGGGGCCCTCCCTGAGGTGGTCGGTCACGCCGGCCTCCAAGTTGATCCAGCGGATGCCGACGGCATCGCTGACGCGCTCTACCGCTTGCTTAGGGAGCCGGGACTCCACCGAACGTGTCGAGACGCCGGCCTGGCGAGAGCTAGGGAGTTCAACTGGAGCGACTCGGCGCTCCTTCTCCTGCAGCACTATCTGGCGGCGATGGCTCGGCAACCTCAGGCGGCGCGCCAAGGGAAGCGTTGA
- a CDS encoding SDR family oxidoreductase: MSKPRVVITGAAGFIGSHLSETLLDRGYSVIGIDNLLTGDMANLTHLQNRDFLFIKHDVTNYIYVDGPVDFVLHWASPASPIDYLELPIQTLKVGALGTHKALGLAKAKGARFVLASTSEVYGDPLEHPQKETYWGNVNPIGPRGVYDEAKRFAEAMTVAYHRYHGVDAKIVRIFNTYGPRMRVKDGRAVPNFISQALRGEDVTVFGDGRQTRSLCYVTDLVDGVIKLMLSSTNEPVNIGNPHELTIEEIARTILRMIGSSSQLVYKPLPTDDPKVRRPDISKARAILGWEPKVPLESGLEQTIAYFRTKVAAR; the protein is encoded by the coding sequence ATGTCAAAGCCGCGCGTTGTCATTACCGGAGCCGCCGGGTTCATTGGATCGCACTTGTCGGAGACGCTGCTCGACCGGGGCTACAGCGTGATTGGCATCGACAATCTGCTGACCGGCGACATGGCCAACCTGACGCACCTCCAGAACCGGGACTTCCTCTTTATCAAGCACGACGTCACCAACTACATCTACGTCGATGGACCCGTGGATTTCGTGTTGCACTGGGCCAGTCCCGCCAGCCCGATCGATTATCTCGAACTGCCCATTCAGACCCTCAAAGTCGGGGCGCTTGGCACGCACAAGGCGCTCGGGCTCGCCAAGGCGAAGGGCGCCCGCTTCGTGCTGGCGTCGACCTCCGAGGTGTACGGGGATCCGCTGGAGCATCCGCAGAAGGAAACCTACTGGGGCAACGTGAATCCGATTGGCCCGCGCGGCGTGTACGACGAGGCCAAGCGGTTTGCCGAGGCGATGACCGTCGCGTACCACCGGTACCATGGCGTCGACGCCAAGATCGTGCGCATCTTCAATACGTACGGGCCGCGCATGCGGGTGAAGGACGGTCGTGCGGTGCCCAACTTCATTTCGCAGGCGCTCCGGGGCGAAGACGTGACGGTGTTTGGCGACGGCCGACAGACGCGCAGCCTCTGCTATGTGACCGACCTTGTCGACGGCGTCATCAAGCTGATGCTCTCCTCCACCAATGAACCAGTCAATATCGGCAACCCGCACGAACTGACCATCGAGGAGATCGCCAGGACGATCCTCAGGATGATTGGCTCCTCGAGCCAGCTCGTGTACAAGCCACTGCCGACAGACGACCCGAAGGTCCGGCGGCCGGACATCTCGAAGGCACGGGCCATTCTGGGATGGGAACCGAAGGTGCCGCTCGAAAGCGGGCTCGAACAGACGATTGCCTACTTCAGGACAAAGGTGGCGGCTCGTTGA